The window TAAACCTTTCACCATGAGTTTCTCTGACAATGGTTAAATCTTCCAGAACTGGAGAGCCTGAGATAAGTTTCTCCACAGTTGCCTCAGTGAGATCTGTAATGTATTCTAAATGCATGATCTTAAGGCATGGTAAGGAAACAACCTCCAGGTTAGCCAAGACAACCCAACAAAGGCGTAAGTGCACCAGTGTCTTGCATGTATATAGACTGACGGGCATCGTAACATCGCAAGAATAAGGGCCGTAATAACAAACATCGAGATGCTGAACACTACGCCTAATCGAAATATCAGTCCATTTGGTGAGGAGGGACTTACAATCAGAATAATGAACACTTAACCTTATTTTGTCTATCATTGATTCCCTGTGTGAATCAAAAAAACTTCGAACAAAACTCACAAAGGTATCCATATCCAAGAATTCAAAGGACTCTAAGTCCAATCCACGAACACTCTTCCAGTGATTAATCCATGTTTTGGACAAAACGCCTGTTCTTACAGCATGCTTTGTAGGAACACGAAGAAGTATGTCGCTTATCAAATCATCGGGTAGTTGGCATATCCAGCTTCTTTGTGACCCTTTGTCACATGTTTTTGCTTTTCTCTTTCGACCCACCATCTTTTTTTTCGTCACACAACTAGTCTGCATCATCAAGTTTAAGACAAATGTAAACTGAAATTTACAGACACAATAATCTAGTTTCCAATCAAACACGAAATAACGATGCGTAGAAGTTACGGTCATATATGAATTTCAACCAGCCTAGTCTAAATGATACCCTAAAGAGATAGATAGAGGGTCGATGTTagcactgaagaagaagaaggccgCCTTCAAGAAACAGTAAAAGAAGAAGAACGCACCTGAATGGAGTTTTGATTAGCACTGAAGATCAAACCTCATCGGCCGCCTTCACGTACGGTCATGCTTTCTTATCTGTAGCAGATGATTTGTGTAACGTATATATATGAGGGATGAGGGATAAGGGTAAAAGATAGGATTCTTTCGTGTGACCAGTATGAGTTTAGGGTTTCTTAATGAGAAATAGGAAATGGACACGTTGAATGCAAAAACGCCTAGCAGTTTATGGTTTGATGAAAACGGTGCGTCGGGTTAGTGATCCTAGAAACGACGTCGGTTCTTCGACAAATCAAATATATTGATATCATAAAGAGTTTGCCAAATGTAACCATTTCAATATTACTACTGATCCAAATTTAGGAATTTGTAACAATTACGATGAAAGAGAGGAGAGCAACAAGGTGTTGCTCCCCTTCCAAAGGCAGGTTTTTACTCGTTACTCACTCGTCCGCCACTAGAAACACCACTTCGTCTGACTTAATTTTCTATACGGAAATCTAATAAGATAAAGAAAGAAACATGTTATGTCTCTCCTTCATATACTCTTTATTAGCTTATCACTTTTCCGACCAAACTCCAAAATGCACTTAACATTGTTTTGACAAGTAAAATTACTTTAAATGTTGTTAGTTATGTTCCCGTTTAGGTATTATAAGTTCAAATTTGCATGTAAGAAGAGACAATACCTCTTCTGAGTGTTTGAAACTCTGAATGGGTCCAACTAGTTTTGTCCCGACCCCGAGTAAATCCTGAAGATATACAACAAGATCGTTGATTGTTTTagacatttattttttcgtaaatgTTTTACACTACGTACACATATATACATAAAGACCATAAGTTTCTTACTAGCTCCATT of the Brassica rapa cultivar Chiifu-401-42 chromosome A03, CAAS_Brap_v3.01, whole genome shotgun sequence genome contains:
- the LOC103857072 gene encoding F-box/FBD/LRR-repeat protein At1g51370 isoform X1, yielding MTVTSTHRYFVFDWKLDYCVCKFQFTFVLNLMMQTSCVTKKKMVGRKRKAKTCDKGSQRSWICQLPDDLISDILLRVPTKHAVRTGVLSKTWINHWKSVRGLDLESFEFLDMDTFVSFVRSFFDSHRESMIDKIRLSVHYSDCKSLLTKWTDISIRRSVQHLDVCYYGPYSCDVTMPVSLYTCKTLVHLRLCWVVLANLEVVSLPCLKIMHLEYITDLTEATVEKLISGSPVLEDLTIVRETHGERFIELRSNTLKRIHIDSYTEVVINAPLLECLKTRGYVSKNFKIINLGCSTTLEIYAVFPRLTCTKRFICDTLTDIPRFRGIVLSSYILKNIFLHSEPGPLLQFRDLSRLHVKFSKSDLEMLPSILESCPILELIKDPSYKKNREPKLMFSTVPPCLVSSLKVVELIRLIPKYEGEVELVRYFLKNSPILEKLRLDTYYTKKGMRDFLKEVVALPRCSSACGVIVL